The following proteins come from a genomic window of Meleagris gallopavo isolate NT-WF06-2002-E0010 breed Aviagen turkey brand Nicholas breeding stock chromosome Z, Turkey_5.1, whole genome shotgun sequence:
- the LOC109363809 gene encoding uncharacterized protein LOC109363809: MKPGMPPPSSPAHCYQGIAGTLQPQQPMGLWPGAVLHGKPAGSCPLQAPGSPSPSTLLRGQPVQQHVLPVPCTLLVSREQAVQPFGDAVVLTEDQGHPATTNVCPHPTSAPLTCSTAALESGAATTSSNIPEDISDINDLLSWMNNEVAPKTEVPHMDDLLVDDHSAECPAPACTTSGHQQHTGSTQALKRKLPQGHDGSQPKRRR; encoded by the exons ATGAAGCCAGGAATGCCTCCCCCCAGTTCCCCTGCTCACTGCTACCAGGGGATAGCAGGGAcgctgcagccccagcagccgATGGGGCTGTGGCCTGGGGCTGTGTTGCATGGGaagcctgcaggcagctgcccGCTGCAGGCCCCcggcagccccagcccctcaACACTCCTCCGAGGACAGCCAGTGCAGCAGCACGTGCTCCCCGTGCCCTGCACCCTGCTCGTCAGCAGGGAGCAGGCGGTGCAGCCCTTCGGAGATGCCGTGGTGCTCACGGAGGACCAGGGGCACCCAGCAACCACCAACGTGTGCCCCCATCCCACGTCGGCTCCGCTCACCTGCAGCACCGCAGCGCTGGAATCAGGtg CAGCAACAACGAGCTCAAACATCCCAGAGGACATCAGTGACATCAATGACCTCCTGAGTTGGATGAACAACG aaGTGGCACCCAAAACAGAGGTCCCGCACATGGATGATCTGTTGGTGGATGATCACTCGGCCGAGTGCCCAGCGCCCGCCTGCACCACCAGCGGGCACCAGCAGCACACTGGCAGCACCCAAGCCTTAAAGAGGAAGCTGCCGCAGGGCCACGATGGTTCACAACCGAAACGCCGGCGCTAA